Proteins encoded by one window of Massilia sp. NR 4-1:
- a CDS encoding SCP2 domain-containing protein, whose protein sequence is MFTLPFALPSPGAPVAATVNHLLAQEPWARQELQLHAGKVACIAASPAELRLRATADGMVEAAPADAAPAVTIRLKLSDLPLIAQNRERAFSYVQIEGDAEFANAISRLSQSLRWEAEHDLEKLLGPIAAVRLAAGARAAFGALKSGQQKLAENVAEFLVEEKPVLLRPAMTEDFAAGISRLRDDVERAAKRLDKLEQKLARRSAALQHKTEVQ, encoded by the coding sequence ATGTTCACACTTCCTTTTGCACTGCCGTCCCCCGGCGCTCCGGTCGCCGCCACCGTCAACCACCTGCTGGCGCAGGAGCCCTGGGCGCGCCAGGAGTTGCAGCTGCACGCGGGCAAGGTCGCCTGCATCGCCGCCAGCCCGGCCGAGCTGCGCCTGCGCGCCACCGCCGATGGCATGGTGGAAGCCGCGCCGGCCGATGCGGCGCCGGCCGTGACCATCCGCCTCAAGCTGTCCGACCTGCCGCTGATCGCGCAAAACCGCGAACGCGCGTTTTCCTATGTGCAGATCGAGGGTGACGCCGAGTTCGCCAATGCCATTTCGCGCCTGAGCCAGTCGCTGCGCTGGGAGGCCGAGCATGACCTGGAAAAATTGCTGGGACCGATCGCCGCCGTGCGTCTGGCCGCCGGCGCCCGCGCCGCCTTCGGCGCGCTGAAAAGCGGGCAGCAGAAACTGGCCGAAAACGTGGCCGAGTTTCTGGTGGAAGAAAAGCCCGTGCTGCTGCGTCCCGCCATGACCGAGGATTTCGCCGCCGGCATCAGCCGCCTGCGCGACGATGTGGAGCGCGCCGCCAAGCGCCTGGACAAGCTCGAACAAAAACTTGCCCGCCGCAGCGCGGCCCTGCAACACAAGACGGAAGTTCAATGA
- a CDS encoding Tim44 domain-containing protein, whose product MNMKKILIGATLAISAMSMMAELAARPMGGGRSVGRQSQNVSKMPAQPAQAPAAQRQATPAPAATPPAAPPVKPPSPWKGILGGALLGLGLGALLSHFGLGGALASAISSILMIALIGGVIFFIVRMIRNKSAGPRPAPAAFGGNGGGFGGNSGGNVGGFGAPQGGSSTPEIGSRLQPSAFQPAQPAFEPAAAPAPVPHQQWGVPADFDQPAFLRHAKSNFIRLQAAWDKSDVNDIREFTTPEVFAELKMQIQERGGKADYTDVVTIDAELLGIENNGTDYLASVKFTGQIKPAPDALAEPFNEVWNLVKPVSGSGGWLLGGIQQLA is encoded by the coding sequence ATGAACATGAAGAAAATCCTGATCGGCGCCACCCTGGCCATCTCCGCGATGAGCATGATGGCTGAGCTGGCGGCGCGCCCGATGGGCGGCGGCCGTTCGGTCGGCCGTCAGTCGCAGAATGTAAGCAAGATGCCGGCCCAGCCGGCACAAGCGCCGGCCGCCCAGCGCCAGGCCACGCCGGCCCCGGCCGCCACGCCGCCGGCTGCGCCACCGGTCAAACCGCCTAGCCCATGGAAGGGCATTCTGGGCGGCGCCCTGCTGGGTCTGGGCCTGGGCGCGCTGCTGTCCCACTTCGGCCTGGGCGGTGCCTTGGCGAGCGCCATCAGCTCGATCCTGATGATCGCCCTGATCGGCGGCGTGATCTTCTTCATCGTGCGCATGATCCGCAACAAGTCGGCTGGCCCGCGTCCCGCTCCGGCCGCATTCGGTGGCAATGGTGGTGGTTTCGGCGGCAATAGCGGCGGCAATGTGGGCGGCTTCGGCGCGCCACAAGGCGGCAGCAGCACGCCGGAAATCGGCTCGCGCCTGCAGCCGTCGGCTTTCCAGCCGGCCCAGCCTGCGTTTGAACCGGCGGCCGCGCCGGCGCCCGTGCCGCACCAGCAATGGGGCGTGCCGGCCGATTTCGACCAGCCTGCCTTCCTGCGCCATGCCAAGAGCAATTTCATCCGCCTGCAAGCGGCCTGGGATAAATCCGATGTCAACGATATCCGCGAGTTCACCACGCCGGAAGTGTTTGCCGAACTGAAGATGCAGATCCAGGAACGCGGCGGCAAGGCCGATTACACCGATGTGGTGACGATCGACGCCGAGCTGCTGGGCATTGAAAACAATGGCACCGATTACCTGGCCAGCGTGAAGTTCACCGGCCAGATCAAGCCGGCGCCCGATGCCCTGGCCGAGCCTTTCAACGAAGTCTGGAACCTGGTCAAGCCGGTGTCCGGCTCCGGCGGCTGGCTGCTGGGCGGTATCCAGCAGCTTGCCTGA
- the ubiE gene encoding bifunctional demethylmenaquinone methyltransferase/2-methoxy-6-polyprenyl-1,4-benzoquinol methylase UbiE codes for MTNTTHFGYKTVSEDDKVKEVAKVFHSVASKYDVMNDLMSAGLHRLWKTFTIANAAVRPGFKVLDIAGGTGDLAKVFAKQAGPTGEVWLTDINESMLRVGRDRLLNRGQVTPTLLCDAEKLPFPDNYFDRVSVAFGLRNMTHKDVALAEMRRVLKPGGKLLVLEFSKVAAPLQKPYDLYSFSVLPWMGQKIAGDAESYRYLAESIRMHPDQETLKTMMQAAGLERVQYYNLTAGVAALHTGIKL; via the coding sequence ATGACCAATACCACCCATTTCGGCTATAAAACCGTTTCCGAAGACGATAAAGTCAAGGAAGTCGCCAAGGTCTTCCACTCCGTCGCCAGCAAGTATGATGTGATGAACGACCTGATGTCGGCCGGCCTGCACCGCCTCTGGAAGACCTTCACCATCGCCAACGCCGCCGTGCGTCCTGGCTTCAAGGTGCTCGACATCGCGGGCGGTACCGGCGATCTGGCCAAGGTGTTTGCCAAGCAGGCTGGACCGACCGGCGAGGTCTGGCTGACCGATATCAACGAGTCCATGCTGCGCGTCGGCCGCGACCGCCTCTTGAATCGCGGCCAGGTCACCCCCACCTTGCTGTGTGATGCGGAAAAACTGCCTTTCCCGGACAATTACTTCGACCGGGTCAGCGTCGCCTTCGGCCTGCGCAATATGACGCACAAGGATGTGGCCCTGGCCGAAATGCGCCGCGTGCTGAAGCCGGGCGGCAAGCTGCTGGTGCTGGAGTTCTCGAAAGTCGCGGCGCCGCTGCAAAAACCGTATGATTTGTATTCGTTCTCGGTGCTGCCGTGGATGGGCCAGAAAATCGCTGGCGACGCGGAGAGTTACCGTTATCTGGCCGAGTCCATCCGCATGCACCCGGACCAGGAAACCCTCAAGACCATGATGCAGGCAGCCGGTCTGGAGCGCGTGCAGTATTACAACCTGACGGCAGGTGTGGCCGCTTTACACACCGGTATCAAACTGTAG
- a CDS encoding gamma-butyrobetaine hydroxylase-like domain-containing protein → MHNPTGLTVHSKSRVLEVSFDDGATFSIPFELLRVYSPSAEVKGHGPGQEVLQVGKSEVGVTDLEPVGNYAVKPIFTDGHNSGLYTWDYLYDLGARQDQHWAAYLVRLQAAGFTSDSGRAPGAVLPGAANAQPRSCGHKH, encoded by the coding sequence ATGCATAACCCTACCGGTCTGACCGTCCACAGCAAATCGCGCGTGCTCGAAGTGAGTTTTGACGATGGCGCCACCTTCTCGATCCCCTTCGAGCTGCTGCGTGTGTATTCGCCGTCGGCTGAAGTGAAGGGCCATGGGCCGGGACAGGAAGTGCTGCAGGTCGGCAAAAGCGAAGTCGGCGTCACGGATCTGGAACCGGTCGGCAATTACGCCGTCAAACCGATTTTCACCGATGGACATAACAGCGGCTTGTACACCTGGGATTATCTCTACGATCTGGGCGCGCGCCAGGACCAGCACTGGGCCGCCTATCTGGTCCGCCTGCAGGCCGCCGGCTTCACCAGCGACAGCGGCCGCGCACCCGGCGCGGTGCTGCCCGGCGCCGCGAACGCCCAGCCGCGCAGCTGCGGCCACAAACACTAA
- a CDS encoding HIT family protein — translation MSVNKPCDLCTLLAAFAGGDDAVLVWRDERLSVVLVDEAGYPGYCRVVWNAHVKEMTDLAPEDREHVMRAVWQVELAQREVMAPHKVNVASFGNMTPHVHWHVIPRYTDDAHFPHPTWGAQQREAPVQAVVERSAMLPALRAAIIQRLSA, via the coding sequence ATGAGCGTGAACAAGCCCTGCGATCTGTGCACCTTGCTGGCCGCCTTCGCCGGCGGCGACGATGCGGTCCTGGTCTGGCGCGACGAGCGCCTGTCGGTGGTGCTGGTCGACGAAGCCGGCTATCCAGGTTATTGCCGCGTGGTGTGGAACGCCCATGTGAAGGAAATGACCGACCTCGCGCCCGAGGACCGCGAGCATGTGATGCGCGCCGTGTGGCAGGTGGAATTGGCGCAGCGCGAGGTGATGGCGCCGCATAAGGTGAATGTCGCCAGTTTCGGCAATATGACCCCGCACGTGCACTGGCATGTGATCCCGCGTTACACTGACGATGCGCACTTCCCGCATCCAACCTGGGGGGCGCAGCAGCGCGAGGCGCCGGTGCAGGCCGTGGTCGAGCGCAGCGCCATGCTGCCGGCTTTGCGGGCGGCGATCATCCAACGGCTGAGTGCCTGA